A genomic segment from Gossypium hirsutum isolate 1008001.06 chromosome D04, Gossypium_hirsutum_v2.1, whole genome shotgun sequence encodes:
- the LOC121216234 gene encoding DExH-box ATP-dependent RNA helicase DExH3 isoform X1: MQNPKLRCFLLGFNFTNARVSTLFDSLPFILPNTSSARFYLPLRRRLCGYAVEQFSDDEYECDFESHKASSSVANIDEWKWKLGMLSRSENDQEIISRDKRDRRDYEQISNLAKRMGLYSEMYGKVVVASKVPLPNYRPDLDDKRPQREVVVPLGLQRRVEGLLQEYLDRLQLNSGKVGENSDIANSIDPAEYVNPDENPDSFLDSSVMEKVLQRRSLRLRNMQRAWQESPEGKKMMEFRKSLPAFKEKERLLQAIARNQVIVISGETGCGKTTQLPQYILESEIETGRGAFCSIICTQPRRISAMAVAERVSSERGEPLGETVGYKVRLEGMKGKNTQLLFCTSGILLRRLLSDRNLNGITHVFVDEIHERGMNEDFLLIVLKDLLPRRQDLRLILMSATLNAELFSNYFGGAPKIHIPGFTYPVRAHFLEDVLEFTGYKLTSFNQIDDYGQEKMWKMQKQLAPRKRKNQITALVEDALNKSSFENYSSRARDSLACWMPDCIGFNLIEAVLCHICRKERPGAVLVFMTGWEDISSLRDQLKAHPLLGDPNRVLLLTCHGSMATSEQKLIFEKPPPNIRKIVLATNMAEASITINDIVFVVDCGKAKETTYDALNNTPCLLPSWISQASARQRRGRAGRVQPGECYHLYPRCVYEAFSEYQLPELLRTPLNSLCLQIKSLQVESIGGFLSAALQAPEPLAVQNAIDFLKMVGALDEKENLTNLGKFLAMLPVDPKLGKMLIMGAIFRCFDPVLTIVSGLSVRDPFLLPQDKKDLAGTAKSRFSAKDYSDHMALVRAYEGWKDAEREGSAYEYCWRNFLSAQTLQAIHSLRKQFGYILKEAGLVDADVAANNKLSHNQSLVRAVICSGLFPGIASVVHRETSMSFKTMDDGQVLLYANSVNARYQTIPYPWLVFGEKVKVNTVFIRDSTGVSDSILMLFGGSLSRGAEVGHLKMLQGYIDFFMDSTLAECYLKLKEELDRLIQKKLQDPSVDILQEGKYLMLAVQELVSGDLCEGRFVFGRASRKPKDSADNSRFTRDGTNPKSLLQTLLMRAGHSPPKYKTKHLKTNEFRALVEFKGMQFVGKPMKNKQLAERDAAVEALAWLTHTSDNSRGDDGSPLDVTDNMLKLLGKRRRSKRR, from the exons ATGCAAAATCCAAAGCTCAGATGTTTCCTTTTGGGATTCAATTTCACTAACGCTAGGGTCTCCACCTTGTTTGATTCACTCCCTTTCATACTCCCAAATACTTCTTCTGCCAGGTTCTATCTTCCTCTACGACGCCGTTTATGCGGGTACGCCGTAGAGCAGTTCTCAGACGATGAATACGAGTGTGATTTCGAGAGTCATAAG GCGTCGTCTTCGGTTGCCAACATTGATGAATGGAAATGGAAACTCGGCATGCTGTCACGTAGTGAAAATGACCAAGAAATTATATCTAGAGATAAAAGAGATAGGAGAGACTATGAACAAATTTCCAACCTTGCTAAAAGGATGGGACTTTACAG TGAAATGTATGGAAAAGTGGTTGTTGCAAGCAAGGTTCCACTTCCTAACTATAGGCCAGATTTGGATGATAAACGGCCACAACGGGAG GTTGTTGTACCATTAGGCTTACAAAGGAGAGTTGAGGGTTTACTGCAAGAGTACCTTGATCGGCTGCAGTTAAATTCTGGGAAGGTTGGCGAGAATTCAGATATTGCTAATTCCATTGATCCGGCTGAATATGTGAACCCAGATGAGAATCCAGATTCATTTCTGGATAGTTCTGTTATGGAAAAGGTTCTTCAAAGGAGGAGTTTGCGATTACGGAACATGCAAAGAGCTTGGCAG GAATCACCTGAAGGCAAGAAGATGATGGAATTTCGGAAATCTCTGCCTGCATTCAAGGAAAAGGAAAGGCTTCTGCAAGCAATTGCACGTAATCAG GTCATAGTGATATCGGGGGAGACTGGATGTGGCAAGACCACTCAACTTCCACAATACATATTGGAGTCAGAAATAGAAACTGGTCGTGGAGCATTCTGTAGCATAATTTGCACACAGCCTCGAAGAATATCTGCTATGGCAGTTGCAGAAAGAGTGTCTTCAGAAAGAGGAGAGCCACTTGGGGAAACA GTTGGTTATAAAGTTCGATTAGAGGGAATGAAAGGGAAAAATACCCAACTGCTTTTTTGTACCAGTGGAATTTTACTCAGGCGGCTGCTGAGTGACCGGAACTTGAATGGTATAACTCATGTTTTTGTTGATGAAATACATGAGCGAGGAATGAATGAAG ATTTTCTACTTATTGTGTTGAAGGATCTTCTTCCACGTCGCCAAGATTTGAGATTAATTTTAATGAGTGCCACTTTGAATGCTGAGCTTTTCTCCAATTATTTTGGCGGGGCACCTAAAATTCACATTCCA GGTTTTACGTATCCGGTCAGGGCACATTTTCTGGAAGATGTTTTGGAATTTACTGGATATAAGTTGACTTCTTTCAATCAAATTGATGATTATGGCCAAGAGAAAATGTGGAAAATGCAGAAGCAACTTGCCCCACGGAAAAGGAAAAACCAGATTACTGCTCTTGTAGAG GATGCTCTCAACAAATCAAGCTTTGAGAATTATAGTTCAAGAGCACGTGATTCTCTTGCATGTTGGATGCCTGATTGCATAGGATTCAATCTTATCGAAGCAGTTCTATGCCATATATGCCGAAAGGAAAGACCAGGTGCTGTGCTAGTATTTATGACTGGTTGGGAAGATATCAGTTCTTTGAGGGATCAACTTAAAGCTCATCCTCTTTTGGGAGATCCTAACAGGGTTCTGCTTCTAACATGCCATGGTTCTATGGCAACATCTGAACAG AAATTAATATTTGAGAAACCGCCTCCCAATATACGTAAAATTGTTCTTGCTACAAATATGGCAGAGGCAAGCATTACAATCAATGATATAGTTTTTGTGGTAGATTGTGGAAAAGCAAAAGAGACCACATACGATGCTCTCAATAATACACCATGTTTGCTACCTTCCTGGATATCTCAAGCATCAGCCCGGCAA AGAAGGGGTAGAGCTGGTCGTGTGCAGCCAGGCGAATGCTACCACCTATATCCAAGATGCGTTTATGAAGCTTTCTCTGAGTATCAACTTCCTGAACTTTTGAGAACTCCTTTGAATTCTCTCTGCTTGCAAATAAAAAGTTTGCAGGTTGAAAGCATTGGAGGATTCTTGTCAGCAGCTTTGCAAGCACCAGAACCATTGGCT GTCCAAAACGCCATTGATTTTCTAAAAATGGTTGGGGCACTAGATGAGAAGGAAAATCTCACTAATCTAG GAAAGTTTTTGGCAATGCTTCCTGTAGATCCCAAGCTTGGGAAAATGCTAATCATGGGTGCCATCTTCCGTTGCTTTGATCCTGTATTAACAATAGTGTCTGGACTTAGTGTCAGGGATCCTTTTCTTTTGCCTCAAGACAAGAAGGAT TTAGCTGGGACAGCCAAGTCTAGATTTTCTGCGAAAGACTACAGTGATCACATGGCTCTTGTCCGTGCTTATGAAGGCTGGAAGGATGCGGAAAGAGAAGGATCAGCATATGAGTATTGTTGGAGAAACTTCCTGTCTGCACAAACTCTTCAGGCTATTCATTCTCTTAGGAAACAATTTGGTTATATTCTAAAAGAAGCTGGCTTGGTAGATGCAGATGTAGCTGCAAACAATAAATTAAGTCACAACCAGTCTCTAGTTCGAGCTGTCATATGCTCTGGACTCTTTCCTGGAATAGCATCTGTAGTG CACAGAGAGACATCAATGTCTTTTAAAACAATGGATGATGGCCAGGTTTTGTTATATGCT AATTCTGTGAATGCACGGTACCAAACAATACCTTATCCGTGGCTAGTGTTTGGTGAAAAAGTAAAGGTCAATACAGTTTTCATACGTGACTCCACTGGCGTATCAGATTCTATATTAATGCTCTTTGGTGGTTCTCTAAGCCGTGGGGCAGAG GTTGGGCATTTGAAAATGTTGCAAGGGTACATTGATTTCTTCATGGATTCTACCTTGGCTGAATGCTATTTGAAGCTCAAAGAAGAACTTGATAGACTTATTCAGAAGAAG CTTCAAGATCCTAGTGTTGATATTCTCCAGGAAGGGAAGTACCTTATGCTTGCAGTTCAAGAGCTAGTGTCTGGAGATTTATGTGAAGGGCGATTTGTTTTTGGCCGTGCAAGTAGGAAGCCCAAGGATTCTGCTGACAACAGTAGATTCACGAGGGATGGAACAAATCCAAAGAGCTTGCTACAGACTTTGTTAATGAGGGCTGGGCACTCACCTCCAAAATACAAGACGAAGCATCTAAAGACAAATGAGTTTAGGGCACTAGTGGAATTCAAAGGAATGCAGTTTGTGGGAAAGCCCATGAAAAACAAGCAGCTTGCTGAGAGGGATGCCGCTGTAGAAGCATTGGCATGGTTGACTCATACCTCTGACAATAGTCGTGGTGATGATGGTTCCCCTCTTGATGTCACTGACAACATGTTAAAACTTTTGGGGAAGCGTCGAAGATCAAAAAGACGATAG
- the LOC121216234 gene encoding DExH-box ATP-dependent RNA helicase DExH3 isoform X2, translating into MEKVLQRRSLRLRNMQRAWQESPEGKKMMEFRKSLPAFKEKERLLQAIARNQVIVISGETGCGKTTQLPQYILESEIETGRGAFCSIICTQPRRISAMAVAERVSSERGEPLGETVGYKVRLEGMKGKNTQLLFCTSGILLRRLLSDRNLNGITHVFVDEIHERGMNEDFLLIVLKDLLPRRQDLRLILMSATLNAELFSNYFGGAPKIHIPGFTYPVRAHFLEDVLEFTGYKLTSFNQIDDYGQEKMWKMQKQLAPRKRKNQITALVEDALNKSSFENYSSRARDSLACWMPDCIGFNLIEAVLCHICRKERPGAVLVFMTGWEDISSLRDQLKAHPLLGDPNRVLLLTCHGSMATSEQKLIFEKPPPNIRKIVLATNMAEASITINDIVFVVDCGKAKETTYDALNNTPCLLPSWISQASARQRRGRAGRVQPGECYHLYPRCVYEAFSEYQLPELLRTPLNSLCLQIKSLQVESIGGFLSAALQAPEPLAVQNAIDFLKMVGALDEKENLTNLGKFLAMLPVDPKLGKMLIMGAIFRCFDPVLTIVSGLSVRDPFLLPQDKKDLAGTAKSRFSAKDYSDHMALVRAYEGWKDAEREGSAYEYCWRNFLSAQTLQAIHSLRKQFGYILKEAGLVDADVAANNKLSHNQSLVRAVICSGLFPGIASVVHRETSMSFKTMDDGQVLLYANSVNARYQTIPYPWLVFGEKVKVNTVFIRDSTGVSDSILMLFGGSLSRGAEVGHLKMLQGYIDFFMDSTLAECYLKLKEELDRLIQKKLQDPSVDILQEGKYLMLAVQELVSGDLCEGRFVFGRASRKPKDSADNSRFTRDGTNPKSLLQTLLMRAGHSPPKYKTKHLKTNEFRALVEFKGMQFVGKPMKNKQLAERDAAVEALAWLTHTSDNSRGDDGSPLDVTDNMLKLLGKRRRSKRR; encoded by the exons ATGGAAAAGGTTCTTCAAAGGAGGAGTTTGCGATTACGGAACATGCAAAGAGCTTGGCAG GAATCACCTGAAGGCAAGAAGATGATGGAATTTCGGAAATCTCTGCCTGCATTCAAGGAAAAGGAAAGGCTTCTGCAAGCAATTGCACGTAATCAG GTCATAGTGATATCGGGGGAGACTGGATGTGGCAAGACCACTCAACTTCCACAATACATATTGGAGTCAGAAATAGAAACTGGTCGTGGAGCATTCTGTAGCATAATTTGCACACAGCCTCGAAGAATATCTGCTATGGCAGTTGCAGAAAGAGTGTCTTCAGAAAGAGGAGAGCCACTTGGGGAAACA GTTGGTTATAAAGTTCGATTAGAGGGAATGAAAGGGAAAAATACCCAACTGCTTTTTTGTACCAGTGGAATTTTACTCAGGCGGCTGCTGAGTGACCGGAACTTGAATGGTATAACTCATGTTTTTGTTGATGAAATACATGAGCGAGGAATGAATGAAG ATTTTCTACTTATTGTGTTGAAGGATCTTCTTCCACGTCGCCAAGATTTGAGATTAATTTTAATGAGTGCCACTTTGAATGCTGAGCTTTTCTCCAATTATTTTGGCGGGGCACCTAAAATTCACATTCCA GGTTTTACGTATCCGGTCAGGGCACATTTTCTGGAAGATGTTTTGGAATTTACTGGATATAAGTTGACTTCTTTCAATCAAATTGATGATTATGGCCAAGAGAAAATGTGGAAAATGCAGAAGCAACTTGCCCCACGGAAAAGGAAAAACCAGATTACTGCTCTTGTAGAG GATGCTCTCAACAAATCAAGCTTTGAGAATTATAGTTCAAGAGCACGTGATTCTCTTGCATGTTGGATGCCTGATTGCATAGGATTCAATCTTATCGAAGCAGTTCTATGCCATATATGCCGAAAGGAAAGACCAGGTGCTGTGCTAGTATTTATGACTGGTTGGGAAGATATCAGTTCTTTGAGGGATCAACTTAAAGCTCATCCTCTTTTGGGAGATCCTAACAGGGTTCTGCTTCTAACATGCCATGGTTCTATGGCAACATCTGAACAG AAATTAATATTTGAGAAACCGCCTCCCAATATACGTAAAATTGTTCTTGCTACAAATATGGCAGAGGCAAGCATTACAATCAATGATATAGTTTTTGTGGTAGATTGTGGAAAAGCAAAAGAGACCACATACGATGCTCTCAATAATACACCATGTTTGCTACCTTCCTGGATATCTCAAGCATCAGCCCGGCAA AGAAGGGGTAGAGCTGGTCGTGTGCAGCCAGGCGAATGCTACCACCTATATCCAAGATGCGTTTATGAAGCTTTCTCTGAGTATCAACTTCCTGAACTTTTGAGAACTCCTTTGAATTCTCTCTGCTTGCAAATAAAAAGTTTGCAGGTTGAAAGCATTGGAGGATTCTTGTCAGCAGCTTTGCAAGCACCAGAACCATTGGCT GTCCAAAACGCCATTGATTTTCTAAAAATGGTTGGGGCACTAGATGAGAAGGAAAATCTCACTAATCTAG GAAAGTTTTTGGCAATGCTTCCTGTAGATCCCAAGCTTGGGAAAATGCTAATCATGGGTGCCATCTTCCGTTGCTTTGATCCTGTATTAACAATAGTGTCTGGACTTAGTGTCAGGGATCCTTTTCTTTTGCCTCAAGACAAGAAGGAT TTAGCTGGGACAGCCAAGTCTAGATTTTCTGCGAAAGACTACAGTGATCACATGGCTCTTGTCCGTGCTTATGAAGGCTGGAAGGATGCGGAAAGAGAAGGATCAGCATATGAGTATTGTTGGAGAAACTTCCTGTCTGCACAAACTCTTCAGGCTATTCATTCTCTTAGGAAACAATTTGGTTATATTCTAAAAGAAGCTGGCTTGGTAGATGCAGATGTAGCTGCAAACAATAAATTAAGTCACAACCAGTCTCTAGTTCGAGCTGTCATATGCTCTGGACTCTTTCCTGGAATAGCATCTGTAGTG CACAGAGAGACATCAATGTCTTTTAAAACAATGGATGATGGCCAGGTTTTGTTATATGCT AATTCTGTGAATGCACGGTACCAAACAATACCTTATCCGTGGCTAGTGTTTGGTGAAAAAGTAAAGGTCAATACAGTTTTCATACGTGACTCCACTGGCGTATCAGATTCTATATTAATGCTCTTTGGTGGTTCTCTAAGCCGTGGGGCAGAG GTTGGGCATTTGAAAATGTTGCAAGGGTACATTGATTTCTTCATGGATTCTACCTTGGCTGAATGCTATTTGAAGCTCAAAGAAGAACTTGATAGACTTATTCAGAAGAAG CTTCAAGATCCTAGTGTTGATATTCTCCAGGAAGGGAAGTACCTTATGCTTGCAGTTCAAGAGCTAGTGTCTGGAGATTTATGTGAAGGGCGATTTGTTTTTGGCCGTGCAAGTAGGAAGCCCAAGGATTCTGCTGACAACAGTAGATTCACGAGGGATGGAACAAATCCAAAGAGCTTGCTACAGACTTTGTTAATGAGGGCTGGGCACTCACCTCCAAAATACAAGACGAAGCATCTAAAGACAAATGAGTTTAGGGCACTAGTGGAATTCAAAGGAATGCAGTTTGTGGGAAAGCCCATGAAAAACAAGCAGCTTGCTGAGAGGGATGCCGCTGTAGAAGCATTGGCATGGTTGACTCATACCTCTGACAATAGTCGTGGTGATGATGGTTCCCCTCTTGATGTCACTGACAACATGTTAAAACTTTTGGGGAAGCGTCGAAGATCAAAAAGACGATAG